In the Enterococcus rotai genome, CATGCATAGTCAACAGCAATTTTTCCAATTGGCAGACTTAGTGATTCACCACCACCAGCAGTTGCGAGATAAAAAGCTTCATTCAAGGTAATACTTGACCCAGAAACCCCACGTTTTTCACTGCAACAACTTTTATCTACGCCATCTTCTAACATTCTAGAAGACATTACTGCTTGTCGAATATTGTCAAATAAACTTGGAGAAAACCCGCCAGAAATATCACTTCCTAGACCTACTTCTACTTGATGTTCATGTAATAATTTAGCAACTGGAGTAACGGCATTACCAAAGTATGCATTGGAAATCGGACAATGAGCAACTGCCGTCCCTTTCTCAGCAAATAACTTCATATCTTCATCGGAAAGGAAGCCACAATGGGCCATCACTGATTTTTCTGTCATTAACCCAAAATCATTTAAAGCAAATGCATCATTTTTTCCAAAACGCTCTTGCACAAAAGTATGCGCCCAATCGCTCTCACTACAATGTGATTGAATGTGAACATCATATTTAGCGGCTAAAGCACCTAATCCTTTCAAAGAGTCGTCAGTACAACTTGGAATAAATCGGGGAGTGACAACTGGATATACTCCTTGTGGTGTTTTTTTATTCAATTCTAATACTTCTTGAATAAATAATTCTGTTTCTTCAAGAGCTACAGCCGTCGTTGCATCTCGATAGTAAGCAGGATTTTGTTCTAGATCGTCCATCACAACTTTACCCACTAAGCCTCTTTGACCTTTTTCACTGCAAATTTCTGCCAAGCGTCGACTTGCTTCTCGATGAACCGTGGCAAAATACAAAGCAGTTGTTGTCCCATTTTTGATCAACTTAGTCACTAAATCCGAATAGACGGTTTCGGCAAAGTCTCCATCAGCAAATTTTGCTTCTAACGGAAAGGTGTACGTGTTGAGCCAGTCATATAATGGCAAATCAAGCGCCGTACCAGCTTGTGCCCACTGTGGAGCATGGATATGAAGATCGATAAATCCGGGTAAGATATATTGATCTGGCGCCAATTCTTGAAATTTATTTTTTGCCGAATACTCTTCAATAATCTGATCATATTCTTCTGATTCTGGGGCAATAATCTTGCCGATTACACCTGTTTCTGAAATACAAAATAGACAGTTTTCAAATGTGTTAACATTTTTTGGATCAACACTTGAAAATGCAGTTCCTTTTACAACAAAATTAAACAAAATAAGGGCTCCCTTCGTAACGATACAAAGAGTATTATATACAATAATTCGTTTTTAATCTATATTTTTTTTGTAAAAAGATAAAATCTCACTGAACAACACTAAAACACGAATATTAAATCAAAAAAACTTAAACAAAATGAATGAAGCATTTTGTTTAAGTCTTTAAAGAGAACTTTTTTAGATCCAAATCTTTTTTTGGATGACTTCTTTTGGAAGGGAGTCTCTACGTAACGCATACTTAGCAAGCTTAGCTTGAACAAGTTTTTTTCTTCCTTCTAGTTTTCTGGAGTAGATCAAGTTACTTTTACCTGGAAAATAGTGATTGATTGCAGTTTGATACATCATAGCCGTCTTTTTATTGCGACCAAATACCTCTGGCACACTAAGAATCTCAGCGTTTTTTAAATAAATAAAGTAGCGCGGATTCTCTATTGGTGAAAGAACTTCCTTCATCGTAGTATGAAAGAGCCGTTCTTCTTGGTAGTTTGCTTGAGTAAAATAACATGTACATTCACTAGTTGAAGCATTGATCGTGATTCTTTTTAAAGCATCTGACTCAAACATGCCAAGTTCCACAAATGTTTCCGTTACACTGAATGCCAAATAACGAATGTGGTCGACTTCCTTTTGCCACTCTTTTTTTCTGACATATGCTTGATAGGTTTCCAAAACTTTTTCCCTATTGAAGGTCGCTAAAATTGCTAATCCATCCACACCGAAAATCATACCGCCTAAAATAGGATTCGCAATCATAGAGAAAATGCCAGCAATTGACAAAACTGCAATTCCTATCCCCGAATAAAGTCGCCCTTTATCAAAGTATTTAGCCGCTTGCGCCTTAACGACTAACAAAGGTGTGGTAGATTTATCTTCAGCTTGTTTTCTAATGATTAAAGGCATTGTCAAATGATTCCCTTTTTCTAACCCTTGTTTCCAACGTTGCTCCAACTGTTCCCTTTCATTGCACCAATACAGCATCTCTTGGTTGTAGACCGCAATTTCTTTTCCGGAACTAACACTTATTAGATCGAAACGTTCTACACCACTTTCAATAACCGGCTGTGTCTCAAAAGTTAAACCACAGATGTAGCCCATACGTTTCATGATTCGGTTAAGGTCTATTTGCATAGAAAAGTCTAGTCCAGGTAGAACAACCGCTAAATGCCAGATATTCGTTGTTTTTCCTTTCTTATGCATTCGTAAGCCACGTCCTCTCAGTTGTTGAGTTTGAGTAAAAGAGGTAGCGTGATTTGCTAAAACAACCGTATTAATTGCAGGACAGTTCCAGCCTTCTCCAAGTAAACTACTGGTTCCAATCAGTAATTGAATCTCTTTTTGATCCACTAACTCCGTTAGAATGCTTAAAACTTTGGAACGCATTTGTTCATTAGAATAAACAACAACATATTTACTAAAATAAGGATGCTCGGTGATTTTGATTGAACTGTCGGAAAATAAGGGTTGAAATTCTTTCGAAATAATTAAAAATTCGCCACAAACTGCAGCTAAATTTACATCTTCACTGAAAAAAGGAACTAGATAATCGAATATTGGAATCAAGCCGTACTCCAACTCACCATTTTTCCCAGCTAGAACCTCTTTTTTTATAAAATCTGTTAAAACTAAACCACAAAGGTCTCGACCCATTTTCTCATATTCACAAAGTAATATACGACAGATTGCTTCTTTTTTTTCAATTGGCGCTTGGTTCACTATACGATCTGAAAATTCTGGAAACAATTGCAACTGATTTTGGACTAGCCAACCTTTACTTTCTAAATAAGTAAATAAAGACAACTTGGGATCGCAGTCGTATAAATAAGTCAGCAAATGAATCAAATGTTTTTTTTCAAGTGTTGGGAAGGATAATTTTTCCCCTTGCGAGCATGACACACCTAACATGTGCCAATGTTGCTCCTCTAATTGATAACCATGTAAATGTAAAAATAATAAAGCGCTTAAAAATACATCAAAAGATTGATAGATAAATTCCTCATGTTCTATTGGATTTTGGATAAAGCCTTTTTGCAACAGACAGTTTGAAATCTCAGTGCTTGCAACAATTGTTTCAACGATTTCAGATTGATTTTGCATAAATTCTTCGTAGCGTGCAATGATCCCTGTAGGTGCTGAAACTAAATAAAGATAGTCTTGGTGTGGCGCTAGCGCTTGCTCTTTAATTAATTGAGGAATCGCTATTTCTTCATCAATAGGTCCATTTAAAAGTTGATATTGCTGCCATTCTTGTAAGTCAGCATCATATGGTGGCGTAGCTGTTAACGAAACAGTAATTAATTCCGGGGCTTCAATTTTTAAAGCAAGTAACACTTCCCCCCAGCTCTTCTTTAAGTGGTGTGCTTCATCTAAAACTAAAACACCGATTTTTTCTCTTTTAAAAAATGTTGGGTCATTTTTTAATCGACTGTAAATCGTCTGATAGGTTTCAACTGTAATCTCTTTTAATGAATCAATAGAATCAGAAACCTCAGATCGATCAGCTGTTTTTTTCAAAAATATTGTTTCTATTGTCCTAATCCATTGCTGCTTCAATACTAAAGATGGCACTAAAATCAAGGTTTTCTCATTCAACTGGCGAATGATTTCGATCCCCAAGTATGTTTTGCCTGAACCCGGAGGTACAACTAGATGAACCGACTGATTCTCCTTGTAATTTGGTAGTCGTTCCAATAATTGCTTTTGGTATTTACGCCACGTTACAGTTTCACTTGTTAGAATCGTCATGAATTTTTTGTGCATCCTTTCCTTGATTTCTTTGTTCCAAACGATCGATTTTTTCATGTAGTTCAGTAATTGTCTTTTGCAATTCATCATGCATAGTATCGTGCTTTTTATGTAACGTAGTCAAGCTATGATGAATAAGCGTGCCGCTCCCAGCTGCCAAAGAAGCACCTAGAGCACTTAAAACATTTGTATAATTTCCCAGTATCAACTGCACATTAGCTGAAGGTTGCGCATTTTTCAATAGAGGTATCCACATAGTCAGTACCGCAAAAACAACTAAGTAGAAAAATAGGAATAAATAAATAAAAATAGACAGTTTACTTGATAATAAAGTTGGGATAGACGTTAAAAATTGATTGATTTTCTTCATTTTTATGGACTCCTTTTTTTGTAGGTGGCTAATCGAACACTTATTCATTATGAGTGATAGTAAAATAAAAGTAAACCAGTCGTAAATCTTACAACAAGCGGTATTTTTGCTACTTATTTAAAAATCAAAACAAAAATGGCTCTGCCTTTTGATTCTAGTCAAAGTTGCGTTATACTTGAAGAAGAATCTTATTTACTAGGAGGCAACAAACTATGTTGAAAATCGAACGAATACAAACTGGCGTTATCCAAGAAAATTGTTACTTAATTTATAATGATACAAACCTTTTAATTATTGATCCTGGTGATGAAGCAACTAAAATAGCCGCACTTATCCAAAAAACGGGTAAAAAGCCGATCGCAATTTTACTGACTCATACCCACTATGATCACATCGGTGCGGTTGAAGAGTTGCGCCATCTTTACACTATTCCAATGTATGTCAGCCCGCTTGAACAAGAATGGCTTTCAAACCCAATCTTCAATTTATCTGGTCTTGGCCGTCATAATGATATTGCCGATATTATCGTCCAACCTGCAGAAGTAGAATTTGAATTGACTGATTATAATTTGGGCGGTATCAACTTTTCAGTTGTACCAACGCCTGGACATTCAATTGGAAGTGTTAGTTTTGTTTTTGATGATTTTGTGGTGACAGGAGATGCGTTATTCAAAGGCAGTATTGGTAGAACGGATTTACACACTGGAGATATGCAGCAATTGCTACACAGTATCACTACTTACCTTTTCACATTGCCCGACGAGTTTCCAGCCTATCCTGGTCACGGTGATGCAACAACAATCGAACATGAGAAAAAAACAAATCCTTTCTTTAATTAACACTTTTTAAACTCGTTGATTTGCTTTGAAACACAGTGAATAAAATGAACAGATGTTGAAAAGTACAAGGTGTAGCGAAGCGAAACGTTTTTACCCTGTGCTATCCAACTTTGCAGGCTTGCCTTTCGAAAAAAAGACAAAATAGGCCCGTGACAAGAATAGCCACAATCCTATTTTCTTGTCAGAGTTGAACGAGCCTGCTGCGCTTTTAATTTAAGGAGGAAATTTGAGATGAATGAACCCACAACGTTATATATTATTCGTCATGGTAAAACAATGTTCAATACAATTGGTAGAACCCAAGGTTGGTCGGATACACCATTGAGTAAAGAAGGTGAAGAAGTCATTCACTATTTAGGTCTTGGTCTTAGCAATACGGAGTTCAAAGAAGCTTACTCTAGTGACAGTGGACGTGCCATGCAAACTGCTCGAATCATTTTACAAGAGCATTCTAATGGTCAATCGATTCCATATGGCACAGACAGTCGTATCCGTGAGTGGTGTTTCGGCTCTTTAGATGGTGGATACGATGGTGAACTTTGGGGAGTTGTACCTAGAATTTTAGCGTTTAAAAACTATGAAGATATGATGACCAATAGAATCAGTTATAAAGATCTAGCGGATGCTATCATTGCGGCTGACACTGCAAATTGGGCGGAACCTTATGAAAAAATTCGTGAACGAGTTTGGAGCGGATTTGAAGATATTGCTCATCATCGTGAGAAAGATGGCGGGGGCAATGTATTGATCGTCTCCCACGGTTTGACGATTTCATTTTTGATGTCCTTAATTGATGATAGTTTACCGATGCAAATTGGTTTGGAAAATGGCAGTGTAACAAAACTTATCTATGAAAATGGCAAATTTACGATCGATACAGTCAATGATACTCATTATATTGAAGATGGCCGTCGTATTTCGAATCAACATTGATCCCCTTAAAAATAGACTGGAAAAAGCAGTTATTGCTTTTTCCAGTCTATTTTTCTCGATTTACGAATTAAATCCGCTAGAATTCTCAGTTCAATTCCTTTTTTACAATGCCAACGGCGCCTCTAGAATGCTTGATTTGCGTCAATGTTTCTTCGTAATTTTTAGCAGCATAAGCAAAAAAGAGCACATCCACTACATAAAGCTGAGCTGTCAATGATACAGTTGCCGCACTTCTTAAAGGCGCTTCTCCACCAATGGGAGTCAATAATAAAATTGTGCTCTTTTGTGCTAATGCTGAATCACTATTGGCAGTTAACCCGATCACTGTCAGACCTTTTTCAATGGCAAGATCAGCCAACGCATTGGTTTCTTGGTTTGATCCTGAGTTTGAGACTCCGATAAAAATTCCTTTCAAGTGATTCGTTCCGATTGCTGAAGCAAATAAGTGATGATCCATTGTAAAAAAAACACTTAACCCAAGACGCGTAAATTTTTGATAAATATCTTGTGCCACTAACGATGAAGCCCCTAACCCGTACACAAAAATGATCTCAGTCGTCTCCAACTTGCTAACAGCTTCATCGATGGCTTGATCGTCTAGATGCTCATTCGTTCTTTCTATGATATGAATCAAACGATGCTGGAGCTTTTCTTTGATTGCAGCTGTTGTTTCACCATTTTCAACCTCAGTATTCATTGGCGTATCCACTGCTCCCAAATTGGCTGAAAGCAATAACTTTAAATCAGTAAAACCGCTAACTTCGATCGAGCGGCAAAAACGAATAATTGCGGCCGGACTTGAGCCAGCTTTTTTTGCCAGCTCTTGAGCACTCAAATTAATCACTTCACTTGTATTTTTCAAAATATACTCTGCCACTTTTTGTTCAGATCCAGGCAAATGGTCAAAATGATCTTGTATCGTTAAAATTATATTTTGCTGCATGGCCTACACATCCTTCTTTTATGCAAAAATCAAACTAAATTTAATAGAGAAATTTCGGCAAGATACTCTTCCATTATAGCTAAAAATAAGCCGAAAAGGAATCTATTCGCCAAACTGAAATCACTTTTTGTAAAAAAACAACTGATCTCTTTCCATTTAGCAGTCAAAGCACCACAAATTAGGAGATCAGTTGTTTTTCAGTTGTTAAAATACAGCTTTATTTTTCTTGTAGATCTTTTGGAATCCCAAAGAAAAATGTTGCAACGAATCCACCAGCATAAGCGGCCAATAATCCTAAAACATAGGCTAACCATTGGTTGTTAGCAATCAGTGGAATCAACGCTACTCCACTTGGTCCGATTGCAATCGAGCCGACATTTCCAAAAGCACCAATCACGGCTCCGCCGATTCCACCACCAATACACGCTGTAATAAACGGACGACCTAAAGGCAATGTTACGCCATAGATCAATGGCTCACCAATTCCTAAAATACCCACTGGCAATGCACCTTTGATCATTTCAACTAGTTTTGTATCTGATTTACAACGAATCCATAATGCCAAAGCAGCACCGACTTGACCTGCACCTGCCATCGCAAGGATTGGTAGTAATAATGTCATGCCCGTTTGAGCAATCATTTCAATATGGATCGGTGTTAAAATTTGATGCAGACCAAACATAACCATTGGTAAGAAAGTTGCACCTAAAGTGAAGCCAGCTAACATACCACCTTTTTCTAAAACAACATTGATTACACCTACCAAACTATTGGAAATCAATCCAGCTACCGGCATGATTAGGAAAATTGTAATTAACCCAATCACAAGCAAAGAAACTGTTGGTGTAATGATAATATCAATTGAGTCTGGAATGATTTTGTGTAGTTGTTTTTCAATTAATGAAAGTAACCAAACTGCAAAAATCACACCGATAATTCCGCCTTGACCTGCTGATAACGTTCCACCAGTCAAGATATTAGGTAGTGGTGCTTCCGGATTCATTCCTGTTAACATTGTTACAGCACCAATCACGCCACCAAGCGCTGGTGTTGCACCAAATTCACTCGCACTATTGATCCCAGTATATAATGCTAAATAAGCAAAAATACCATTTTTTATAATATTTAATACATCGATATATTGCTGCCAAGAGTCTCCAATTGTACCGGCAACGAGTAAATTGGACATTACTGCGGCTATACCACCGATGATTCCTGCACCTACGAAAGCTGGAATCAATGGAACAAAAATATTAGAAATCGATTTCAAAACAGCTTTAAATCCAGAGTTATTTTTATTTTTTTCTTTCTGTGCTGCTTTGACTTGAGCTGCCTTTTCTTCCACTAACTGTTTCCCTGATTGCGCTATTTTCGGTTCTGGGAAAGGTTCTCCTAATTTTACACCCGCCATATCGACCATTTCTTGAGCTACTTTATTCACGGTTCCAGGCCCGATCACA is a window encoding:
- the guaD gene encoding guanine deaminase — protein: MFNFVVKGTAFSSVDPKNVNTFENCLFCISETGVIGKIIAPESEEYDQIIEEYSAKNKFQELAPDQYILPGFIDLHIHAPQWAQAGTALDLPLYDWLNTYTFPLEAKFADGDFAETVYSDLVTKLIKNGTTTALYFATVHREASRRLAEICSEKGQRGLVGKVVMDDLEQNPAYYRDATTAVALEETELFIQEVLELNKKTPQGVYPVVTPRFIPSCTDDSLKGLGALAAKYDVHIQSHCSESDWAHTFVQERFGKNDAFALNDFGLMTEKSVMAHCGFLSDEDMKLFAEKGTAVAHCPISNAYFGNAVTPVAKLLHEHQVEVGLGSDISGGFSPSLFDNIRQAVMSSRMLEDGVDKSCCSEKRGVSGSSITLNEAFYLATAGGGESLSLPIGKIAVDYAWDIQIIDSKELPIFSEEEPLMTIFQKILYLSRPKNIDEVWIQGRKVHDKNKKELEV
- a CDS encoding DEAD/DEAH box helicase family protein, which codes for MTILTSETVTWRKYQKQLLERLPNYKENQSVHLVVPPGSGKTYLGIEIIRQLNEKTLILVPSLVLKQQWIRTIETIFLKKTADRSEVSDSIDSLKEITVETYQTIYSRLKNDPTFFKREKIGVLVLDEAHHLKKSWGEVLLALKIEAPELITVSLTATPPYDADLQEWQQYQLLNGPIDEEIAIPQLIKEQALAPHQDYLYLVSAPTGIIARYEEFMQNQSEIVETIVASTEISNCLLQKGFIQNPIEHEEFIYQSFDVFLSALLFLHLHGYQLEEQHWHMLGVSCSQGEKLSFPTLEKKHLIHLLTYLYDCDPKLSLFTYLESKGWLVQNQLQLFPEFSDRIVNQAPIEKKEAICRILLCEYEKMGRDLCGLVLTDFIKKEVLAGKNGELEYGLIPIFDYLVPFFSEDVNLAAVCGEFLIISKEFQPLFSDSSIKITEHPYFSKYVVVYSNEQMRSKVLSILTELVDQKEIQLLIGTSSLLGEGWNCPAINTVVLANHATSFTQTQQLRGRGLRMHKKGKTTNIWHLAVVLPGLDFSMQIDLNRIMKRMGYICGLTFETQPVIESGVERFDLISVSSGKEIAVYNQEMLYWCNEREQLEQRWKQGLEKGNHLTMPLIIRKQAEDKSTTPLLVVKAQAAKYFDKGRLYSGIGIAVLSIAGIFSMIANPILGGMIFGVDGLAILATFNREKVLETYQAYVRKKEWQKEVDHIRYLAFSVTETFVELGMFESDALKRITINASTSECTCYFTQANYQEERLFHTTMKEVLSPIENPRYFIYLKNAEILSVPEVFGRNKKTAMMYQTAINHYFPGKSNLIYSRKLEGRKKLVQAKLAKYALRRDSLPKEVIQKKIWI
- a CDS encoding MBL fold metallo-hydrolase, encoding MLKIERIQTGVIQENCYLIYNDTNLLIIDPGDEATKIAALIQKTGKKPIAILLTHTHYDHIGAVEELRHLYTIPMYVSPLEQEWLSNPIFNLSGLGRHNDIADIIVQPAEVEFELTDYNLGGINFSVVPTPGHSIGSVSFVFDDFVVTGDALFKGSIGRTDLHTGDMQQLLHSITTYLFTLPDEFPAYPGHGDATTIEHEKKTNPFFN
- a CDS encoding histidine phosphatase family protein; its protein translation is MNEPTTLYIIRHGKTMFNTIGRTQGWSDTPLSKEGEEVIHYLGLGLSNTEFKEAYSSDSGRAMQTARIILQEHSNGQSIPYGTDSRIREWCFGSLDGGYDGELWGVVPRILAFKNYEDMMTNRISYKDLADAIIAADTANWAEPYEKIRERVWSGFEDIAHHREKDGGGNVLIVSHGLTISFLMSLIDDSLPMQIGLENGSVTKLIYENGKFTIDTVNDTHYIEDGRRISNQH
- a CDS encoding MurR/RpiR family transcriptional regulator, translated to MQQNIILTIQDHFDHLPGSEQKVAEYILKNTSEVINLSAQELAKKAGSSPAAIIRFCRSIEVSGFTDLKLLLSANLGAVDTPMNTEVENGETTAAIKEKLQHRLIHIIERTNEHLDDQAIDEAVSKLETTEIIFVYGLGASSLVAQDIYQKFTRLGLSVFFTMDHHLFASAIGTNHLKGIFIGVSNSGSNQETNALADLAIEKGLTVIGLTANSDSALAQKSTILLLTPIGGEAPLRSAATVSLTAQLYVVDVLFFAYAAKNYEETLTQIKHSRGAVGIVKKELN
- a CDS encoding PTS transporter subunit EIIC; this translates as MTEDKIKRLAREIYEEVGGQDNVLKLRHCMTRVRMDIRDYDKVKLEKLKEIDGVMGVVEDDTLQVVIGPGTVNKVAQEMVDMAGVKLGEPFPEPKIAQSGKQLVEEKAAQVKAAQKEKNKNNSGFKAVLKSISNIFVPLIPAFVGAGIIGGIAAVMSNLLVAGTIGDSWQQYIDVLNIIKNGIFAYLALYTGINSASEFGATPALGGVIGAVTMLTGMNPEAPLPNILTGGTLSAGQGGIIGVIFAVWLLSLIEKQLHKIIPDSIDIIITPTVSLLVIGLITIFLIMPVAGLISNSLVGVINVVLEKGGMLAGFTLGATFLPMVMFGLHQILTPIHIEMIAQTGMTLLLPILAMAGAGQVGAALALWIRCKSDTKLVEMIKGALPVGILGIGEPLIYGVTLPLGRPFITACIGGGIGGAVIGAFGNVGSIAIGPSGVALIPLIANNQWLAYVLGLLAAYAGGFVATFFFGIPKDLQEK